The following are encoded together in the Mesoterricola sediminis genome:
- a CDS encoding IS91 family transposase gives MGFTRPRFDIADIVRLHRDALESRVALNRQQRRVLTAIGQCRTAALGGHKEVCEHGDFERIAYNSCRDRHCPKCQALAQERWLDKETQRLLDVPHFHLVFTLPAELRFLARQYPAKFYGALFRAATKTLLKLFRSRLKAIPGLLLVLHTWTRELTFHPHLHVLVTAGGLALDGGGFIPSGKNYLFPVAMMGEVFRAKMLNALGRLQAKGAFPEVPKELYASRMATVSDLDWGVHAKKPFGHSSHVAGYLARYTHRVGIANSRLLDVTEDRVTFATKNGNTATVHPVEFLERLVQHVLPPGFHKIRHAGLYGSLQAGGLLEKARAIVGTCKKPRKDPSDLERVERESQTCPVCGGALRRTPLPATIRAPPEDDPC, from the coding sequence GTGGGGTTCACCCGACCCCGTTTCGACATCGCCGACATCGTCCGCCTCCACCGCGACGCCCTGGAAAGCCGGGTTGCCTTGAACCGGCAGCAGCGCCGCGTCCTCACGGCCATCGGCCAATGCCGCACCGCGGCCCTGGGCGGGCACAAGGAGGTCTGCGAGCACGGTGACTTCGAGCGGATCGCCTACAACTCCTGCCGGGACCGGCACTGCCCCAAGTGCCAGGCCCTGGCCCAGGAACGCTGGCTCGACAAGGAGACCCAGCGCCTCCTGGACGTGCCCCACTTCCACCTGGTGTTCACCCTCCCGGCGGAACTGCGGTTCCTGGCCCGGCAGTATCCGGCCAAGTTCTACGGCGCCCTGTTCCGGGCAGCGACGAAGACCCTCCTGAAGCTGTTCCGGAGCCGACTGAAGGCCATTCCCGGCCTGCTGCTGGTGCTGCACACCTGGACCCGGGAGTTGACCTTCCACCCCCACCTCCATGTGCTGGTCACCGCCGGGGGCCTCGCCCTCGACGGCGGAGGCTTCATCCCCAGCGGGAAGAATTACCTGTTCCCGGTGGCCATGATGGGTGAGGTGTTCCGGGCCAAGATGCTCAACGCCCTGGGCCGGCTCCAGGCGAAGGGCGCCTTCCCTGAGGTCCCGAAGGAACTCTACGCCAGTCGGATGGCCACGGTCAGCGATCTGGACTGGGGCGTCCACGCCAAGAAGCCGTTCGGGCACTCCAGCCATGTGGCCGGCTACCTGGCCCGGTACACCCACCGGGTCGGCATCGCCAACTCCCGGCTCCTGGACGTCACCGAGGACCGGGTGACGTTCGCCACCAAGAACGGCAACACTGCAACGGTCCACCCCGTGGAGTTCCTCGAGCGCCTGGTCCAGCACGTCCTCCCCCCGGGCTTCCACAAGATCCGTCATGCCGGCCTCTACGGCTCCCTCCAGGCTGGCGGCCTTCTGGAGAAGGCCAGGGCCATCGTCGGGACCTGCAAGAAGCCCCGGAAGGATCCATCCGACCTGGAACGGGTGGAACGCGAATCCCAGACCTGCCCGGTCTGCGGCGGGGCCCTCCGTCGGACACCCCTGCCCGCCACCATCCGCGCACCGCCCGAGGACGATCCATGCTGA
- a CDS encoding response regulator, whose product MAELPLALVVDDTDIHRSLIKMTLGAKGYRVLAATDGQEGLALCKQQTFSLVFSDFEMPNMNGAEFLRAVKRLPTYKDVPVVILSTLEGNDVKERVMALGAFHYIVKPFNQAKLDELFKRLA is encoded by the coding sequence ATGGCCGAACTGCCCCTCGCCCTGGTCGTGGACGACACGGACATTCATCGCAGCCTCATCAAGATGACCCTGGGCGCCAAGGGCTACCGGGTCCTGGCGGCGACGGACGGCCAGGAGGGCCTCGCCCTGTGCAAGCAGCAGACCTTTTCCCTGGTCTTCAGCGACTTCGAGATGCCGAACATGAACGGCGCCGAATTCCTCCGGGCCGTGAAGCGCCTGCCCACGTACAAGGATGTGCCCGTGGTCATCCTGTCCACCCTGGAAGGCAACGACGTCAAGGAGCGGGTGATGGCCCTCGGGGCCTTCCACTACATCGTCAAGCCCTTCAATCAGGCCAAGCTGGACGAACTGTTCAAGAGGCTCGCATGA